The following are encoded together in the Desulfococcus multivorans genome:
- the secE gene encoding preprotein translocase subunit SecE gives MARLQRKKKTEKKKKPGDGGESAVSSDGQDAEAVAGEAVSVAPREVQKKRFPAPQKKLSTGTIKIGYLEKGIQFLREAKAELKKVTWPSKKQTIGSTVVVIILVMIISLFLGVVDLALSSLIHVVLQ, from the coding sequence ATGGCACGGTTACAGAGGAAGAAAAAAACAGAGAAAAAAAAGAAACCGGGTGACGGCGGCGAATCGGCGGTGTCCTCCGACGGACAGGACGCTGAGGCGGTGGCGGGTGAGGCCGTTTCGGTCGCTCCCCGGGAAGTCCAGAAAAAAAGATTCCCCGCGCCTCAGAAAAAGCTCTCGACCGGAACCATCAAGATCGGCTACCTGGAAAAGGGGATTCAGTTTTTGAGGGAGGCCAAGGCCGAGCTGAAGAAAGTCACCTGGCCTTCCAAAAAGCAGACCATCGGCTCGACGGTCGTCGTCATTATCCTTGTAATGATCATCTCTTTGTTTCTCGGGGTTGTGGACTTGGCGCTGTCAAGTTTGATTCATGTCGTGCTTCAGTAA
- the rpmG gene encoding 50S ribosomal protein L33 has protein sequence MRVNVTLTCTECKQKNYMTTKNKRTTPDKLEFKKYCRFCKKHTPHKETK, from the coding sequence GTGAGAGTAAATGTAACGCTGACATGCACCGAGTGTAAGCAGAAGAACTACATGACGACCAAGAACAAACGGACGACGCCGGATAAGCTGGAATTCAAAAAATATTGCCGATTTTGTAAAAAGCATACGCCTCACAAAGAAACCAAGTAG
- the tuf gene encoding elongation factor Tu: MAKEKFERKKPHVNVGTIGHIDHGKTTLTAAITKMCGLKGKANFIPFDQIDKAPEEKERGITIATSHVEYETDSRHYAHVDCPGHADYIKNMITGAAQMDGAILVVGADDGPMPQTREHILLARQVGVPRIVVFLNKCDMVDDEELIELVELELRELLDKYEFPGDDTPIIRGSALKALESDDADSAEAKCIFELLDAIDSYIPEPERDIDKPFLMPIEDVFSISGRGTVVTGRVERGKILVNEPVEIVGIRPTAKTVCTGVEMFRKLLDEGRAGDNVGLLLRGTKRDEVERGQVVAKPGSITPHTKFEAEVYILSKEEGGRHTPFFTGYRPQFYFRTTDVTGILSLPEGVEMVMPGDNVKITGELITPIAMEKELRFAVREGGRTVGAGVVSEIIE, encoded by the coding sequence ATGGCGAAAGAAAAGTTTGAACGAAAAAAGCCGCATGTGAATGTGGGGACGATCGGTCATATCGACCACGGGAAGACGACGTTGACGGCGGCGATCACGAAGATGTGCGGGCTGAAGGGCAAGGCGAATTTTATCCCGTTCGACCAGATCGACAAGGCGCCGGAGGAGAAGGAGCGCGGGATCACGATTGCGACGTCGCACGTGGAGTACGAGACGGATAGCCGTCATTACGCGCATGTGGACTGTCCGGGTCACGCGGACTACATCAAGAATATGATCACGGGCGCGGCTCAGATGGACGGTGCGATTCTGGTGGTTGGTGCCGACGACGGCCCGATGCCGCAGACGCGGGAGCATATTTTGCTGGCGCGCCAGGTTGGGGTGCCGCGGATCGTGGTGTTTTTGAACAAGTGCGACATGGTTGACGACGAGGAATTGATCGAGCTGGTGGAGTTGGAGCTTCGGGAGCTTCTGGACAAGTACGAGTTTCCGGGTGACGACACGCCGATCATTCGGGGTTCGGCATTGAAGGCGCTGGAATCGGATGATGCGGACAGCGCGGAAGCGAAGTGCATTTTTGAGCTTTTGGATGCGATCGACAGCTATATACCGGAACCGGAGCGGGACATCGACAAGCCGTTTTTGATGCCCATCGAGGACGTGTTCAGTATTTCGGGACGCGGGACCGTTGTAACGGGCCGTGTTGAGCGCGGGAAGATTCTGGTGAACGAACCTGTGGAGATCGTGGGGATCCGTCCGACGGCGAAGACGGTTTGCACGGGTGTGGAGATGTTCCGGAAGTTGCTGGACGAGGGTCGCGCGGGCGACAACGTCGGGTTGCTGCTTCGCGGGACGAAGCGGGACGAGGTTGAGCGGGGTCAGGTAGTTGCGAAGCCGGGGAGCATCACGCCGCACACGAAGTTTGAGGCGGAGGTGTACATTCTGAGCAAGGAGGAGGGCGGCCGCCATACGCCGTTTTTCACCGGATATCGCCCCCAGTTTTATTTTCGGACAACGGACGTGACGGGGATTCTGTCGCTTCCCGAGGGCGTCGAGATGGTCATGCCGGGAGACAATGTGAAGATCACCGGCGAGTTGATTACGCCGATCGCCATGGAGAAGGAACTTCGGTTTGCCGTCCGTGAAGGCGGCCGTACCGTCGGTGCCGGTGTCGTGAGCGAAATTATCGAATAG